One window of Anaerotignum faecicola genomic DNA carries:
- a CDS encoding ParB/RepB/Spo0J family partition protein, whose amino-acid sequence MREGTAKEIKFESIDNLFGIPNESKQHVTTMIPLESLYPYAQHPFRVLDDAKMDELVESIRTNGILEPALVRPRTLGGYEIVSGHRRKRACEKAGLEEIPVIIRELTDDESAILMVDSNNQREELLYSEKAWAYRIKYEALKHQGKKFSENSAEQLGKENNKSGRQIKRYIRLTYLQEDLLDLVDQKKIAFRAAEKLSFLTETEQNILLEAILEHKVYPNIDMAEKLKQMSGAVSIEGIEEVLLGRKLKSRATSIPVKNIRKYFSEESSAEEIERKILELLEKWRQEEGYAEF is encoded by the coding sequence ATGAGAGAGGGAACGGCGAAGGAGATTAAATTTGAAAGTATTGATAACCTGTTCGGTATTCCGAATGAATCGAAGCAGCATGTAACAACAATGATTCCTTTGGAGAGTCTTTATCCATACGCACAGCACCCATTTCGTGTGCTTGATGATGCGAAAATGGACGAATTGGTCGAGAGTATTCGGACAAATGGTATTTTAGAACCGGCATTGGTTCGGCCTCGCACCTTAGGGGGCTATGAAATTGTATCCGGGCACAGAAGAAAAAGAGCCTGTGAGAAGGCAGGGCTGGAAGAAATACCTGTTATCATCCGAGAATTGACGGATGATGAGTCTGCAATTCTGATGGTGGATTCCAATAACCAGAGAGAAGAACTGCTTTATAGTGAGAAGGCTTGGGCTTACAGAATAAAATATGAGGCGCTGAAGCATCAGGGAAAGAAATTTTCGGAAAACAGTGCAGAACAGCTGGGAAAGGAAAATAATAAGAGTGGACGACAAATCAAACGCTACATCAGATTAACCTATTTGCAGGAGGATTTGCTTGACTTGGTAGATCAAAAGAAGATTGCCTTCCGAGCGGCAGAGAAGCTTTCCTTTCTGACTGAGACAGAGCAGAATATTTTACTGGAGGCGATTCTGGAGCATAAGGTTTATCCGAATATTGATATGGCAGAAAAGCTGAAACAGATGAGCGGAGCAGTATCTATCGAAGGGATAGAAGAAGTCCTGTTAGGCAGAAAACTGAAAAGCAGAGCGACATCCATACCCGTAAAGAATATTCGGAAATATTTTTCGGAGGAATCCTCTGCGGAAGAAATAGAAAGAAAAATCCTAGAACTGTTAGAGAAATGGAGGCAGGAGGAAGGATATGCAGAATTTTAA
- a CDS encoding ParA family protein has protein sequence MCKVIAVVNQKGGVGKTTTCGNLGIGLARRGKKVLLIDADPQGDLTASLGFINPDEINHTLATVMMNTINEVEMDKDYAILRHSEGVDVLPSNIDLSAMEISLVNVMSRELILKRYIESIKQHYDYILIDGMPSLGMLTINVLACADSVLIPVQAAYLPIKGLQQLMKTIVQVKRQLNPRLEIEGVLVTMFDRRTKNARDIAELLEENYGTMLNVFVNKIPLSVRAAETTAKGVSIFQYDPNGSVGQAYKALTKEVLEDERGNGEGD, from the coding sequence ATGTGTAAAGTAATTGCAGTAGTAAACCAAAAGGGCGGCGTTGGCAAAACAACAACCTGTGGGAATTTAGGGATTGGTTTAGCAAGGCGCGGAAAAAAGGTATTGCTGATTGACGCAGACCCGCAGGGAGATTTAACAGCGAGTTTAGGATTCATCAATCCGGATGAAATCAACCATACGCTTGCAACTGTTATGATGAATACCATCAATGAGGTTGAAATGGACAAGGACTATGCAATTCTTCGTCATAGCGAGGGAGTGGACGTGTTGCCTTCCAATATAGATTTATCTGCAATGGAGATTTCGTTAGTCAATGTCATGAGCAGAGAATTGATTCTGAAACGCTATATCGAGAGCATAAAGCAGCATTATGATTATATTTTGATTGATGGGATGCCTTCGCTTGGGATGCTTACAATTAACGTATTGGCGTGTGCAGATAGCGTGCTGATACCTGTGCAGGCAGCATACTTGCCAATCAAAGGGCTTCAGCAGCTGATGAAAACAATCGTACAGGTGAAACGCCAGTTAAATCCTCGTTTGGAGATAGAGGGGGTACTGGTGACAATGTTCGATAGAAGGACGAAAAATGCCAGAGATATTGCAGAGCTTCTGGAGGAGAATTATGGAACAATGCTGAATGTTTTTGTAAATAAAATTCCCCTCTCTGTTCGTGCTGCAGAAACAACAGCGAAGGGCGTAAGCATTTTTCAATATGATCCCAATGGTTCGGTTGGACAGGCGTATAAGGCATTGACGAAGGAGGTGCTTGAGGATGAGAGAGGGAACGGCGAAGGAGATTAA
- a CDS encoding MarR family winged helix-turn-helix transcriptional regulator, producing the protein MWQREFATPKQISEILCLETSTISGVLDRMQKKGLIDRVINREDRREVRVVPTEKGKQLQEPITEIIDEVNEEVLKCFTEEEVTALKNALRIIADGSHFK; encoded by the coding sequence TTGTGGCAGAGAGAATTTGCAACGCCGAAGCAGATTTCTGAGATTCTCTGTCTGGAAACCTCGACGATTTCCGGTGTGTTGGATCGTATGCAGAAAAAAGGTCTGATTGACCGTGTCATCAATCGGGAGGACAGACGAGAGGTTCGCGTTGTGCCGACAGAAAAGGGGAAGCAGCTGCAGGAGCCGATTACGGAAATCATTGATGAAGTAAACGAAGAAGTTTTGAAATGCTTTACGGAAGAAGAAGTGACCGCATTGAAAAACGCACTGCGTATTATCGCAGACGGCAGCCATTTTAAATAA
- a CDS encoding peptidase U32 family protein, with protein sequence MQNKKKLELLAPAGDLEKLKIAVLYGADAVYIGGEAYGLRAKAKNFDIDTMAEGVKFAHDHGVKVYVTANIFAHNPDFEGMADYFKAVEAIGVDALIISDLGVFSVAKEAVPNMEIHVSTQANNTNYKSAQMWYKLGAQRVVVARELSMKEIRQIRDSIPEDMEIEAFVHGAMCISYSGRCLLSNYLAGRDANKGACAHPCRWKYHLVEETRPGEYMPIEENERGTYIYNSKDLCMIEHIPDIAKAGIYSLKIEGRMKTPFYVGTVVKAYRQAIDDYFADPKLYEKRLPYYLAEVSKASHRDYTTAFYYGKPDGNQQVYTNNSYIREYDFIGMVQEDWNEETGFAWVEQRNKFSVGEEIEVMPAQGDSYAMKVTEIRNQNGETVASAPHPQELLQVKFEKPVKKFDMLRKRPTDVK encoded by the coding sequence ATGCAGAATAAAAAGAAACTGGAGCTATTGGCACCTGCGGGCGATTTAGAAAAACTGAAAATTGCTGTACTTTATGGTGCGGATGCCGTTTATATCGGCGGCGAAGCGTATGGTCTGCGTGCCAAGGCAAAAAATTTTGATATAGATACCATGGCGGAGGGGGTAAAATTTGCCCATGACCATGGCGTAAAGGTTTATGTAACAGCAAATATTTTCGCACATAACCCCGATTTTGAAGGGATGGCGGACTATTTCAAGGCGGTGGAAGCCATTGGCGTAGATGCGCTGATTATTTCCGATCTGGGTGTATTTTCTGTTGCAAAGGAAGCCGTTCCCAATATGGAGATTCATGTTTCCACGCAGGCGAACAACACGAACTATAAATCCGCACAGATGTGGTATAAGCTGGGCGCACAGCGTGTTGTAGTGGCGCGTGAGCTTTCCATGAAGGAAATCCGCCAGATTCGCGACAGCATTCCTGAGGATATGGAAATTGAAGCCTTTGTGCATGGCGCAATGTGCATTTCCTATTCCGGCAGATGCCTGCTGAGCAATTACCTTGCAGGCAGAGATGCGAATAAGGGGGCGTGCGCGCATCCCTGTCGTTGGAAATATCATCTGGTGGAGGAAACCAGACCGGGCGAATATATGCCGATTGAGGAAAACGAAAGAGGAACGTATATTTATAATTCTAAGGATCTCTGTATGATTGAGCATATCCCCGATATTGCAAAGGCAGGGATTTACAGCCTGAAAATCGAAGGGCGCATGAAAACGCCGTTTTATGTCGGCACGGTGGTGAAGGCATACAGACAGGCGATCGATGATTATTTCGCTGACCCGAAGCTCTATGAAAAGCGTCTGCCGTATTATCTGGCAGAGGTTTCCAAGGCGAGCCACAGAGATTACACCACAGCCTTCTATTATGGCAAGCCTGACGGCAATCAGCAGGTTTACACTAATAATTCCTATATCCGCGAGTACGATTTTATCGGCATGGTGCAGGAGGATTGGAACGAGGAAACCGGCTTCGCATGGGTGGAGCAGAGAAATAAATTTTCTGTCGGCGAGGAAATTGAGGTCATGCCCGCACAGGGGGATTCCTATGCCATGAAGGTAACGGAAATCCGCAATCAGAATGGAGAGACCGTTGCATCCGCGCCGCATCCGCAGGAGCTTTTGCAGGTGAAATTTGAAAAGCCTGTGAAAAAATTTGATATGCTGCGCAAGCGTCCCACTGATGTAAAATAA
- a CDS encoding O-methyltransferase: MNYVTDDTMNAYLRSVQPMYDGVLGEIQKEAIAAEVPIVPPEVARLLSVLLTMQKPKNILEIGTAVAFSAGLMCRYLPEEGTVTTIDRYEVMLKDARVNIKRMGLEDKIKILEGDAADILQTLEGPYDVIFMDAAKGQYQAFLPHCLRLLPVGGLLIVDDVLQGGTIAQTRFSVPRRQRTIHKRLRNFLWEITHHDALETSIIPIGDGVALCYKKKEIIPETKTEGETKNAE, encoded by the coding sequence ATGAATTATGTAACCGATGATACGATGAACGCCTATCTGCGCAGCGTACAGCCGATGTATGACGGCGTTCTGGGCGAGATTCAGAAGGAAGCGATTGCGGCAGAGGTACCAATCGTGCCGCCCGAGGTGGCGCGGCTTTTAAGTGTGCTTCTGACGATGCAGAAGCCGAAAAATATTCTGGAAATCGGCACAGCTGTAGCCTTTTCCGCAGGGCTGATGTGCCGCTATCTGCCTGAGGAGGGTACCGTTACCACGATTGACCGCTATGAGGTGATGCTGAAGGATGCCCGTGTGAACATTAAGCGCATGGGTCTGGAGGATAAAATCAAAATTCTGGAGGGGGATGCGGCGGATATTCTGCAGACACTGGAAGGCCCCTACGATGTGATTTTCATGGATGCGGCGAAGGGGCAGTATCAGGCGTTCCTGCCGCACTGCCTGCGGCTTCTGCCTGTGGGCGGTCTTCTGATTGTGGATGACGTGCTGCAGGGCGGCACGATTGCACAGACGCGCTTTAGCGTGCCGCGCAGACAGCGTACCATTCATAAGCGTCTGCGGAATTTCCTCTGGGAGATTACCCATCATGATGCACTGGAAACCTCTATCATCCCCATCGGGGACGGGGTAGCGCTGTGCTATAAGAAAAAGGAAATTATCCCCGAAACCAAAACAGAAGGAGAAACCAAAAATGCAGAATAA
- the mltG gene encoding endolytic transglycosylase MltG, which yields MDDRFDKENIEAETRYPRREAVDGHTRYPVREERRPLRFSSEHHTELPGRKIDAENDMTAYEQRTAARRAEFLQNSYENSYEREDTYQRTSHQRGQTRGQQRGQTEVPRSRERVPHEEQRARRTREAERATHSRKKHHKKRHLTRFSKGLLLIAVALIIGIGSFIFMNHMMNPPTEEMNLTGKTVSVTIPEGAGTDEIAKILKENKLIHSVFGFKLTSRLEGYDGTYKHGKYDIDTGLTKRQIMELLQSGKTSEDLKVTIPEGYTVKQIAAKVAETELCTADEFIEECNKGTFDYDFLKDLPDREYKLEGYLFPDTYLLHEGMTAHDIIDMMLARFDQMYTKEYQKAVADSGHTLDEIVTVASMIEKEIKVDAERATAAGVIYNRLKENMSLGIDATVLYAVGKTSGELTTAELETDSPYNTRKNKGLPLGPISNPGESSFKAALYPEDNDYLYYVVEAVGKDNHVFCKTYDEFLAAKNAYNASAQ from the coding sequence ATGGATGATAGATTCGATAAAGAAAACATAGAAGCAGAAACCAGATATCCGCGCAGAGAAGCCGTAGATGGGCATACAAGATATCCTGTCAGAGAGGAACGCCGTCCTCTGCGCTTTTCTTCGGAGCATCATACAGAGCTGCCCGGACGGAAGATAGATGCGGAAAACGATATGACAGCATACGAACAGCGGACAGCCGCAAGAAGGGCAGAATTTTTGCAGAATTCCTATGAGAATTCCTACGAAAGAGAGGACACCTATCAGAGAACCTCTCATCAGAGAGGACAGACAAGAGGACAGCAGAGAGGACAGACAGAGGTCCCCCGCAGCAGAGAGCGCGTTCCGCACGAGGAGCAGAGGGCGCGCAGAACGAGAGAAGCGGAAAGAGCGACGCACAGCAGGAAAAAGCACCATAAAAAACGCCATTTGACACGTTTTTCCAAGGGGCTGCTTCTCATTGCGGTTGCGCTGATTATCGGGATTGGTTCCTTCATTTTCATGAACCACATGATGAACCCTCCTACAGAGGAAATGAACCTGACGGGGAAAACCGTCTCCGTTACCATTCCGGAAGGAGCAGGCACAGATGAAATTGCAAAAATTTTGAAGGAAAACAAGCTGATTCACAGCGTATTCGGCTTTAAGCTGACCAGCAGGCTGGAGGGCTATGACGGCACATATAAGCATGGGAAATATGATATTGATACAGGGCTGACGAAGCGGCAGATTATGGAGCTGCTGCAAAGCGGCAAAACCTCTGAGGATTTGAAGGTGACGATTCCGGAGGGCTATACCGTGAAGCAGATTGCGGCAAAGGTTGCGGAAACAGAGCTTTGCACCGCGGATGAATTTATTGAGGAATGCAACAAGGGTACATTTGATTATGATTTCCTTAAGGATTTGCCTGACAGAGAATATAAGCTGGAGGGGTATCTTTTCCCCGATACCTATCTTCTGCATGAGGGCATGACGGCACATGATATCATTGATATGATGCTTGCGCGCTTCGACCAGATGTATACTAAGGAATATCAGAAGGCAGTTGCGGACAGCGGGCATACGCTGGATGAAATCGTAACCGTTGCATCCATGATTGAAAAGGAAATTAAGGTGGATGCGGAACGCGCGACAGCGGCAGGGGTAATCTATAACCGCCTGAAGGAGAATATGTCCCTTGGCATTGATGCAACCGTACTTTATGCCGTAGGAAAGACCAGCGGCGAGCTGACAACAGCCGAGCTGGAAACGGATTCTCCCTATAATACCCGTAAGAATAAGGGGCTGCCCTTAGGGCCTATTTCAAACCCCGGAGAATCCTCGTTTAAGGCAGCACTGTATCCTGAGGATAATGACTATCTGTATTATGTTGTGGAGGCAGTGGGGAAGGATAACCATGTTTTCTGCAAGACCTATGATGAATTCCTGGCGGCGAAGAATGCATATAACGCCAGCGCACAGTAA
- a CDS encoding bifunctional folylpolyglutamate synthase/dihydrofolate synthase, with protein MNYQECIHYLEEDVGFSSIPGLERIQYLCDLLGNPEQRLPVIHVAGTNGKGSAVAMLSSILKEAGYRVGAYTSPHLERYNERYLLNGAEISDDDFAKEITLMRQLCEKLAAEGKPVPTLFEITTGVAFHYFYEKQVDVLILEVGLGGRFDATNVVPHPLLSLIMSISIDHTDFLGDTIEKIAMEKSGIIKKNCPVVLYSQAELVYNIIKDAAARMDAPFYCLNDAKIRVASQTLEGTVFSVKNKCFSLENLELSLLGTYQLENCLAVLEACLVLNKNGLSIPEGAIRNGLKNARWAGRMELCGRAPLVILDGAHNADGIRQLANSLSVYFKEKKVTLILGILGDKEYRRMAEQILPFAETVILTEPHSERRLDVFSLARSVSDFSGTVEMEKEIEAAYERARTLTPQDGIILCCGSLYMIGAMRTYLKHRKNS; from the coding sequence GTGAATTATCAGGAATGTATTCATTATTTGGAAGAAGATGTTGGCTTTAGTTCTATACCGGGGCTGGAACGCATACAATACCTCTGTGATCTGCTTGGAAATCCGGAGCAAAGGCTTCCTGTGATTCATGTTGCAGGCACAAACGGGAAGGGCTCTGCCGTGGCAATGCTTTCTTCCATATTAAAGGAGGCGGGCTATCGCGTCGGCGCATATACCTCCCCCCATCTGGAGCGATACAATGAACGCTATCTCCTCAATGGTGCGGAAATTTCGGATGATGATTTTGCAAAGGAAATCACCCTGATGCGGCAGCTCTGCGAAAAGCTGGCGGCAGAAGGCAAGCCTGTTCCGACGCTTTTTGAAATTACAACCGGTGTGGCGTTTCATTATTTTTATGAAAAGCAGGTGGATGTTCTGATTCTGGAGGTCGGGCTTGGCGGCAGATTTGATGCCACGAATGTCGTTCCCCACCCTCTGCTTTCGCTCATCATGTCTATCAGCATTGACCATACGGATTTTTTGGGGGATACGATTGAAAAAATTGCTATGGAAAAATCCGGCATCATTAAGAAAAATTGTCCTGTGGTGTTGTATTCCCAAGCGGAATTAGTATATAATATCATTAAGGATGCAGCAGCTCGGATGGATGCTCCATTCTATTGTTTGAATGACGCAAAAATCAGGGTCGCTTCGCAAACATTGGAAGGGACTGTTTTTTCTGTCAAAAATAAATGTTTTTCCTTGGAAAATCTGGAATTATCTCTGCTTGGCACTTATCAGCTTGAAAATTGCCTTGCGGTTCTGGAGGCCTGCCTTGTGCTGAACAAAAACGGTCTTTCGATTCCCGAAGGAGCAATTCGCAATGGACTGAAAAATGCCCGTTGGGCAGGCAGGATGGAGCTTTGCGGCAGAGCGCCGCTTGTCATTCTGGATGGCGCGCATAATGCGGATGGGATTCGGCAGCTGGCAAATTCCCTTTCGGTTTATTTCAAGGAAAAAAAGGTTACCCTTATTCTCGGTATTCTGGGGGATAAGGAATATCGGAGGATGGCAGAGCAGATTCTTCCCTTTGCGGAGACGGTGATTCTGACTGAGCCGCACAGCGAGAGAAGGCTGGATGTATTTTCTCTTGCCCGCTCTGTTTCCGATTTCAGCGGTACGGTGGAGATGGAAAAGGAAATTGAGGCGGCGTATGAAAGGGCGCGCACCCTCACCCCTCAGGACGGCATTATTCTTTGCTGTGGTTCCTTATATATGATCGGAGCCATGCGCACCTATCTGAAGCACCGTAAAAACAGCTAA
- a CDS encoding tetratricopeptide repeat protein — MKCPNCGFNFSEGCRCPDCGVDVYVFRKARNASIRLYNEALTLAGETDLSGAAANLEQSLLFDKNNIQARNLLGLIYCETGRIGDALRHWIISSSLLPEGNAAAGYMAYLQKNAREMEKCNDAVRMYNQAITYLKQGSDDLAIIQLKKSIDNNPNFIDAYNLMTLCCIEDKNLKRALHFNEIVLKRDIRNPLALHYAQLIGNVPSPTLKKGDKNKASAAVSVKKTDSNPPLPGYKRKDRSSSVLEKHNMIAFVIGLVISALVILVLIVPALNEDKDAKIKELQTAVENYSGETNMTPEEVLEMRTELQKLQKENKQLRSEENKQANLELLETAVSQMTDGDYEACITTFESIDTVGFSDDDLAKYNSLKAELYPKAADAYYTKGKSDFLSKNMTEAKTDLETALKYASNENFVDDIYYYLGQIAEGEKDTASAKKYYNKIISDYPDSNQIGNARNALEGLKE; from the coding sequence ATGAAATGCCCGAATTGTGGTTTTAATTTTTCTGAGGGCTGTCGCTGTCCCGATTGCGGCGTAGATGTGTATGTGTTCCGAAAGGCACGCAATGCATCCATCCGTCTTTATAACGAAGCGCTTACCTTAGCCGGAGAAACCGATCTCTCCGGTGCAGCGGCAAATCTGGAACAGAGCCTTCTTTTTGATAAAAATAACATACAGGCGAGAAATCTTCTCGGTCTGATTTATTGCGAAACGGGGCGCATCGGGGATGCCCTCAGACATTGGATTATCAGCTCCTCCCTTCTGCCCGAAGGAAATGCTGCCGCAGGCTATATGGCGTATTTGCAGAAAAACGCCAGAGAAATGGAAAAATGCAATGATGCGGTGCGGATGTATAATCAGGCGATTACCTATCTGAAGCAGGGCAGTGATGATTTAGCCATTATTCAGCTGAAAAAATCCATTGACAATAACCCGAATTTCATTGATGCCTATAACCTGATGACGCTTTGCTGCATTGAGGATAAAAATCTTAAGCGCGCACTGCATTTTAATGAAATCGTGCTGAAACGGGATATTCGCAATCCTCTTGCCCTGCATTATGCACAGCTGATTGGCAATGTGCCCTCTCCCACTCTGAAAAAGGGAGACAAAAATAAAGCCTCTGCGGCAGTCAGCGTGAAAAAAACAGACAGCAATCCGCCCCTTCCCGGCTATAAGCGCAAGGACAGAAGCAGCAGCGTTCTGGAAAAGCACAACATGATTGCCTTTGTAATCGGGCTTGTGATTTCAGCTCTGGTGATTCTGGTGCTGATTGTGCCTGCGCTAAATGAGGATAAGGATGCAAAAATCAAGGAATTGCAGACCGCTGTTGAAAATTATTCCGGTGAAACCAATATGACACCGGAGGAGGTTCTGGAAATGCGGACAGAACTGCAAAAGCTGCAAAAGGAAAACAAGCAGCTGCGCAGCGAGGAAAATAAGCAGGCGAATCTGGAATTGCTGGAAACGGCAGTATCGCAGATGACAGACGGCGATTATGAAGCCTGCATCACCACCTTTGAATCCATTGATACGGTTGGATTTAGTGATGATGATTTGGCGAAATATAATTCTCTGAAGGCGGAGCTTTACCCCAAGGCGGCAGATGCCTACTACACCAAAGGAAAAAGTGATTTCCTAAGCAAAAACATGACAGAGGCAAAGACCGATCTGGAAACAGCCTTGAAATACGCAAGCAACGAAAACTTTGTGGATGACATCTATTACTATCTGGGACAGATTGCAGAGGGAGAAAAAGATACGGCAAGCGCAAAGAAATATTACAACAAGATTATCAGTGATTACCCCGATTCCAATCAGATTGGCAATGCCAGAAACGCATTGGAGGGCTTAAAGGAATAA
- a CDS encoding peptidylprolyl isomerase — MSEQNILATIDGVNITDADLDAYIANLPKEQQAYAAYPQFREHALKQLLAFHLYAKMAEEEKMDETDEFKAMMERARKDILAQLAINSVLKDITVTDEEMQAFYKENPQHFEKGETVHAKHILVDSEEKAQDIMNKITAGDIYFEDAAKEFSSCPSNAQGGDLGEFGKGQMVPEFDQAVFAAEVGKVVGPVKTQFGYHLIKVEDKKDASVTPFDEVKEQIRANLLQQKQNQAYTEKYKELHDKYMK, encoded by the coding sequence ATGAGCGAACAGAATATTTTAGCAACAATTGACGGCGTAAACATTACAGATGCGGATTTGGACGCATATATCGCGAATCTACCGAAGGAGCAGCAGGCGTATGCGGCATATCCCCAGTTCAGAGAGCACGCACTGAAGCAGCTTCTGGCATTCCATCTGTATGCAAAGATGGCAGAAGAAGAAAAAATGGATGAAACCGATGAATTTAAAGCCATGATGGAACGGGCAAGAAAGGATATCCTTGCCCAGCTTGCCATCAACAGCGTTTTGAAGGATATCACTGTAACAGATGAAGAAATGCAGGCGTTCTACAAAGAAAACCCCCAGCATTTTGAAAAGGGCGAAACCGTACATGCAAAGCATATCCTGGTGGATTCCGAAGAAAAAGCACAGGATATCATGAACAAAATCACCGCAGGGGATATCTATTTTGAGGATGCCGCGAAGGAATTTTCCTCCTGCCCCTCCAATGCGCAGGGCGGTGACCTTGGCGAATTCGGCAAGGGTCAGATGGTTCCGGAGTTCGATCAGGCGGTATTTGCGGCTGAGGTTGGCAAGGTAGTTGGCCCTGTAAAGACACAGTTCGGCTATCATCTGATTAAGGTTGAGGATAAGAAGGACGCATCTGTAACCCCCTTCGATGAGGTGAAGGAACAGATTCGTGCAAATCTGCTGCAGCAGAAGCAGAATCAGGCTTATACCGAAAAGTATAAGGAGCTGCACGATAAATACATGAAATAA